A genomic window from Meleagris gallopavo isolate NT-WF06-2002-E0010 breed Aviagen turkey brand Nicholas breeding stock chromosome 23, Turkey_5.1, whole genome shotgun sequence includes:
- the NMNAT1 gene encoding nicotinamide/nicotinic acid mononucleotide adenylyltransferase 1, with amino-acid sequence MAMEDPDRKTEVVLLACGSFNPITNMHLRLFELAKDYLHETGKYKVIKGIISPVGDAYKKKGLISADHRVTMAKLATNSSDWVEVDDWESSQSEWLETVKVLRHHHEKLSSPDTTISLQNALPLTKPGRKRKQEPNRHDPIKKKNQSPDGKNVPQVKLLCGSDVLESFGIPNLWKLEDITEIIQNYGLVCISRAGNSIQKFIYESDILWKYKNNIHLVEEWITNDISSTKIRRALRRGQSIRYLVPDVVRAYIEKNDLYSLESEDRNAGVTLAPLQKNASDSKN; translated from the exons ATGGCAATGGAAGATCCTGACAGGAAGACAGAAGTAGTGCTGCTGGCCTGTGGGTCCTTCAATCCCATTACCAACATGCATCTGAGGCTATTTGAGCTGGCTAAAGACTATCTCCATGAGACAG gaaaatacaaagtaatcaAAGGAATAATTTCACCAGTAGGTGATGCATATAAGAAGAAGGGTCTGATCAGTGCTGATCACCGAGTAACTATGGCAAAATTAGCCACCAACAGCTCAGATTGGGTGGAAGTTGATGACTGGGAAAGCAGCCAGAGTGAGTGGTTGGAAACAGTAAAAGTTTTAAG GCACCATCATGAAAAGCTTTCATCCCCTGATACTACCATTAGTCTGCAGAATGCTTTACCTTTAACAAAGCCAGGACGGAAGAGGAAACAAGAACCAAATAGGCACGACCccattaagaagaaaaatcagagtCCAGATGGAAAAA ATGTCCCACAGGTTAAACTGCTTTGTGGAAGTGACGTGCTGGAATCCTTTGGGATCCCCAATCTGTGGAAGTTGGAGGACATCACTGAAATTATACAAAATTATGGCCTTGTATGCATCAGTAGGGCTGGAAACAGCATTCAGAAATTCATCTATGAATCTGATATTTTGTGGAAATATAAGAACAACATTCATCTCGTGGAAGAATGGATCACAAATGACATTTCATCCACCAAAATCAGGAGAGCACTGCGGAGAGGACAGAGCATTCGTTACCTGGTGCCTGACGTGGTGCGGGCGTACATAGAGAAAAATGATCTGTACAGTCTAGAGAGCGAAGACAGGAATGCTGGGGTTACCTTGGCTCctttacagaaaaatgcaaGTGATTCTAAGAACTAG
- the RBP7 gene encoding retinoid-binding protein 7 yields MPVDFSGTWNLVSNDNFEGYMTALGIDFATRKIAKMLKPQKVIKQDGDSFSIHTTSTFRDYMLQFKIGEEFEEDNKGLDNRKCKSLVTWDDDKLICVQAGEKKNRGWTHWLEGDDLHLELRCENQICKQVFKRA; encoded by the exons ATGCCTGTGGATTTCAGTGGAACCTGGAACCTTGTCAGTAATGACAACTTTGAAGGCTACATGACAGCTTTAG GTATTGACTTTGCAACACGCAAAATAGCAAAAATGCTGAAGCCTCAGAAGGTGATCAAACAGGATGGTGATTCATTTTCCATCCATACCACAAGCACGTTCAGAGACTACATGCTCCAATTTAAAATTGGTGAAGAATTTGAAGAAGACAATAAAGGCTTGGATAACAGAAAATGCAAG AGCCTGGTTACCTGGGATGATGACAAACTTATCTGTGTCCAGGCTGGGGAGAAGAAGAACAGGGGCTGGACTCACTGGCTCGAAGGAGATGACCTCCATTTG gaGCTTCGTTGTGAGAATCAAATATGTAAGCAAGTATTCAAGAGAGCTTAA